The DNA region ctgtctcttacagcaaaagggaaaagcatgagtctgtagacttcaggattaactccattcgtctttacagtatcacagacttgcaagaattcagttaaaaactgataaggatcttcagatggaagtccataaaacttgcagttttgttgcattaatgcaactagttgaggcttaagctcaaagttattggctccaatggcaggaatggagatgcttcttccatcaaacttggatgttggctttgtgaagtcaccaagcattctccttgcattattattattattattttcggctgccatctccttctcttgttcgaaaatttctgaaaggttgtttctggattgttgtaatttagcttctcttaattttctcttcagagtcctttcaggttctggatcagcttcaacaagagtgcctttatccttgttcctgctcataagaaagagaagaaaacaagaaaagaaagaggaatcctctatgtcacagtatagagattcccttatgttagtagaagaagaaagaggtagaagaatgaagaaggagattcggatttttggatgaggagaggtgaagagaagtgttagtaattaaataattaaaatagaagaagaaaagagaagaaaattttcgaaaataattttgaaaaagagttagtgattttcgaaaattagagataaatgtgatttgaaattaaaatttgaaacaaaaagaatttttgaaaaagagagggagaattttcgaaaattagagagggaaaagtaattaggtggttttgaaaaagataagaaacaaacaaaaagttagttagttgattgaaaaagatttgaaatcaaaatttgaaaaagataagaagataagaaaaagataagatattttgaaatcaaatttttgaaaaagataaaattttgaaaaagataagataaaagataaaaagatatatttgaaaaagatattttgaaaaagatttaattttaaaattgacttaactaacaagaaactacaagataagattctagaacttaaagattgaacctttcttaacaagaaagtaacaaacttcaaattttttgaaccaatcacattaattgttagctaattttcgaaaatttgatataaagataagaaaaagatttttgaaaatattttgaaaaataattttgaaattttcgaaaattatacaaaaaatgaaaaagatatgatttttgaaaaagattttgaagagataaaatttttaaaattgaaattttgacttgacttgtaagaaacaactaattttaaaaaatttttgaccaagtcaacccaaaatttcgaaattttggaggaaaataaggaaaagatatttttgatttttgaatttttaaagaaaaacacaaaaatgacccaaaacatgaaaattttggatcaagacacaagatgcatgcaagaatgctatgaatgtcaagatgaacatcaagaacactttgaagatcatgatgaacatcaagaacataattttgaaaaattttgatgcaaagaaaacatgcaagacaccaaacttagaaatctttaatgcatgaaaaatatgaatgcaaaaatgcacatgaaaaacaacaaaagacacaaaacaagaaatcatcaagatcaaacaagaagacttgtcaagaacaacttgaagatcatgaagaacactatgaatgcatgggattttcgaaaaaaatgcaagaaaaattttaaaagcatgcaattgacaccaaacttaaaaattaacacaagactcaaacaagaaacacaaaatatttttgatttttatgattttctaatttttttgtatttttattaaattttttcgaaaaacatagtttggaaaaacgaaaaataaaaaaaatttttgaaaaaaatttttgaaaagaaaattacctaatctgagcaacaagatgaaccgtcagttgtccatactcgaacaatccccggcaacggcgccaaaaacttggtggacgaaattgtgattcctattttcttgtaattggattttagaaattggcactattggacacaactccgttcaactaaccagcaagtgtactgggtcgtccaagtaataaaccttacgtgagtaagggtcgaatccacagagattgttggtatgaagcaagctatggtcaccttgcaaatctcagtcaggcagattaaaatagtttatgggtttttcgaATATAGAAATAAAGGgtagaaataaaagggatagaatacttatgcagattcattggtaggaatttcagataagcggatggagatgctgtagagcccaggcacgcctgctctcctactgcttctgctcaatccttcttactcctttccatggcaagctttgtataggggttcacttggtgtatgcttgggctgagcttgatcattccacgagctaaggcatatcttggcgttgaactctgagttatgacgtgttttgggcgttcaactccggatcatgacgtttttctggcgtttaactccagacagcagcgtgtacttggcgtttaacgccaagttacgtcgtcattcttcgaataaagtatggactattatatattgctggaaagccctggatgtctactttccaacgccgttgagagcgcgccaattggagttctgtagctccagaaaatccatttcgagtgcagggaggtcagattccaacagcatcagcagtccttttgtcagccttcttcagagttttgctcaaatccctcaatttcagtcagaatttacctgaaatcacagaaaaacacacaaactcatagtaaagtccagaaatgtgaatttaacataaaaactaatgaaaacatccctaaaagtagcttaaacttactaaaaactatataaaaacaatgccaaaaagcgtataaattatccgctcatcagctggcAAATTTATTTTGGGCAGATGGCATTTGTAGGTCCGATTATCAGTGCTTTGGAAATGTGCTTGCATTCGATACAACCTACCGGAAGAATAAGTACAGAAGGCCCTTGGTAATCTTCTCAGGTTGTAACCATCACCGCCAAACATGTATATTTGGTTTTGCCTTGGTAGAGGACGAACAGACTGCAACATATACGTGGTTGTTGCAAAACTTTCTAGAAGTCATGCTGAACAAGTCTCCTAGTGTTGTGGTCACAGACGGTGACGAAGCAATGAAGGCAGCAATTCGAGAAATCTTCCCAGATGCAACTCACCGATTATGTGGTTGGCACATTCAGAAGAATGTAACGGcaaacataaaaaacaaaaatttttccaACGACTTCAGAAGATGTTTGTATGCTCCATGGCATCcggaagaatttgaagaatattgggagaatatgataaaaaaaaatatgggtTGGAGGAAAATGAATGGGTTCTGAGTGAATATGAGAAGAGGAAAAGTTGGGCAAGCGCTTACTTGAGGGATAAATTCTGTGCTGGATTTAGAACAACATCAAGGTGTGAGGCGATAAACAACTTCATTAAGAGGTTTATTGGCATTCGCCAAAGTCTTCTAGAGTTGGTCAAAAATCTTGAACATGCTCTTAGGGACTATAGAAACAATGAATTAGTTTCTCAATTTAAGACGCTGTATGGGGAGCCCGTTCTAACTACTGGGCTAGAAGCGTTGGAGCTTTCTGCTGCCAATTTTTACACTAGGGAGATTCTTGGAGAAGTAAAAAAGGAGATTCAAGGAGTAGTCGCATTAGATGTAATAAATGAGGAAAACATATCAACCACTGTTGTGAAAAAAATTAAGGAGTGTGACAGGAGACAACATATTTATAACGTACTTTACGATCGCAATACTGAGCATATGGAGTGTGAATGTAGTCGGTGGAGTAGTGAAGGCATTCCTTGCAGGCACATGTTTTGTGCAATGAAAAGGGTAGGTTTACCGAAGTTGCCAGATAGTCTTCTTTTGAGAAGATGGTCGAAGGATGCCAAGAAGTATCTGGATGAAAGTTCTGCTGGAGGCACTACGCAAGACAGAGAAAGAGAATTTTTAATGCGCTATGGCGCATTGTCAGTGGTAGCTACGTGGATGGTATTCTTAGGAGCTCAAGATGGTCCTTCTTTCCATGACACTATGAATGAAGTCTGTCGTTGGACCAAACACTAGAACAAAAATCTGACTTGAAAAGACAAACAACAGATTCTACCATGCCAAACTTTGTTGGTGACCCTTCGGTGGTCAAGACAAAAGGAGCACCCAAGGGGAAAAAGGAGAGGGGTAAACGGAGGTGCACTAAATGCAACAGTGCTGGTCATGTAAAGAATAAATGTCCTGTGAGGAATGATGGTGACGATTTGGGGGATAAGACTGGTAATGGCGCGCAAGCTAGCTTTGGTACCAAGGAGGTCAGTGAGATACAATATTGCATTAgttattatttgatttaaaataaacTGGTGACCTCTATGTTGTAGTTATACTTGATAGAATTTTTGACTCCATGTATTAATTTTTCATAGGAGCTTCCCAAGGACTCTATGGCTTCTCAAGAGACATTAGCAGTGCCAAATACAGAAGTAAATGTACCTATGCAGCAAGAGTCTGGGCTAGGTGATTCAGGATTGATTAATGGCCATGAGAATCCCATCCCACTGTATGGAAGTCATCAGTGGCTATTACAGGTATAAATTTAAAGAGATGAATAATTGCATTGAGAGAAACTTAGTGTTTTGGTAAGTCTTAAACTATTTGAAATCACATTATAATTCGCTGAAGTCATTTTTATTTCTCTCAAATTTATTTGTGATGTGGAGAACAGGTTGTACAATAAGGACATTATTCGAAGTTCAATGGAATGCAGTAGCATGTATTTGTATATACTCATGAGAGTATGGTTTAAGATGTTAGTTAAATTCTTGGATTTCAATAAGACTTTGCTTTGAggttgataaatttttaatatttaaatttttagatatttATCATAACTTGTCATTGTTACACTCGGCTGAAATATGCAGAAAGTTTCAATAGTTTTTGATTTATATAAGTAAAATCTTATTGATTCTTATTCATGCTAAAATTCAAAAGGGTCTCTTGTACAGTTGCAAAATCTACGACTAGAATAGTCTATGCTATACCACTGCAGGTAACACTAGTAGTGAAATCAAATTCTGAACCACAAATTGAACCTCTTATGCCAGCTAATAAATTGCAACATTAAATATCAGAAGTTTTTGTTGGATGTGAAAATGTGAATGGATTATAGcaaataattgattttgtgcTGTTGCCCTTTTATTAATTCctgaaatttttgttgaaattttcttgCTGCTGCTAAAATAGAAATCAATTcattattgaaatttttgtttagctttattgatttcaggtttagtgtgattagggATTACTAGTTATTGTTTTGTAACGGATTGTTGCTGAATGCAAAAAATGGAAATCAAATCAAGTGTTGTATGTTGTTGAAAGATAATTTTTGGTGAAGAAACTAAAATGGAAATCAAATCAAATGGCTTAATTATTAGGTAATTGTCCTGAATATTAGTTTCACCAAAAATCTCAAAGAAACTAAAATGCTTCTGTTGTTCTTGTTGAATTAAATCGATGAAAGATAAAATGAGAAAGTTTAATTTACAGGCGAACTTCTGTTAGGTAAACCACCTGTAAAACCTTCACTCTTTGAAACTTCCCACTGCTGTTCTGTCTACATCAGCTAAGGCCAAAGCAAGGGCTACGAAAGCTGAAGAACAGAAGGCCAATGCTGAAAGTTCATCCGAGTCTGCATCAGTTGCTTCGGGAAATGGGAAAGGGAAGTCTTCAATTGAAAAGGATGGAGACGCCAGGCAGGTGTCTTTATTATAAATGAAGGCTTCTTTAGAACTCTCTGAATTAAAAGCTGAAAACAATGTTTTTCATTTTCGTAGTTTTTTAAACTGAGAATCCTGACATTGGAACACCGAATGACTACATGGTTTAATTTTAGTATTGGAAACATGAAATGTAAACAGAAAACATGTTTTGGAATTAAACTGACTCCAGTGTTTTTACATCTCTTGTAAAATTAGCCCTATATAATAACATCTTGTTGACTACACTGTATTATTGTCTCAGATACATGCACCCTTACATGTATGCAGGACAGCAGATACGTGCCAGTTAAGTTGGCACCTTCAGGATTTGTGCTTCTTAAAGACTTGCGCCCCAGTGAGCCTGAAGTGCTCTCTCTCACAGACACACCCTCATCTACCACGTCAGCCGCTGGTGGTTCAGCAGCATGGTTGCAGAGTACTGCATCAGCAATGGCTATTGACAAGGAACCTCAACCATTTGAGTACTCCTCCTAGGTCCGGCACTGATTAGCAAAGCTCAAATTTGCGGTGGTTAGATAATTGGTTATTCGGAGGAAAAGCAACTACACAAATGGTTTAAGTGACTACACTGTGAACTCGTTCTTACTATATGCAGTTTGATTGTTGGTTGTAATAGCATCTGAATTGGTTTTGTagtaaaatatgaacaaaactaAGAAAATTGAGACTTTGAGAGTGATTCCTCTTATATGCATACTCTGTTAATTGTTAAATGCAGCTTCCAGAGCCGTTTAGTGTTATTTTCACATGGTTTGCCGCTGATCCCCTCCTTGTGTGGTTGGCTCAGTCACTTACAGGTGCTATTATAAAGGATTCTGTGATT from Arachis hypogaea cultivar Tifrunner chromosome 10, arahy.Tifrunner.gnm2.J5K5, whole genome shotgun sequence includes:
- the LOC112717445 gene encoding protein FAR-RED IMPAIRED RESPONSE 1-like, which produces MDVDSEPLSSQDNVEDPMMTSVEENVNCTCDCGGSSSKCVTVTADDIINQTFETSDAAYNLYVRYASVSGLEFAKVIQHVEKMKHNAEGGQAGGYANIGFTKKDLDNHFQRARRAMLIGGDSNATISYLLGKADVDPMAMTRYSATDEDGICRSDYQCFGNVLAFDTTYRKNKYRRPLVIFSGCNHHRQTCIFGFALVEDEQTATYTWLLQNFLEVMLNKSPSVVVTDGDEAMKAAIREIFPDATHRLCGWHIQKNVTENEWVLSEYEKRKSWASAYLRDKFCAGFRTTSRCEAINNFIKRFIGIRQSLLELVKNLEHALRDYRNNELVSQFKTLYGEPVLTTGLEALELSAANFYTREILGEVKKEIQGVVALDVINEENISTTVVKKIKECDRRQHIYNVLYDRNTEHMECECSRWSSEGIPCRHMFCAMKRVGLPKLPDSLLLRRWSKDAKKYLDESSAGGTTQDREREFLMRYGALSVVATWMVFLGAQDGPSFHDTMNEVCRWTKH